The proteins below come from a single Corvus hawaiiensis isolate bCorHaw1 chromosome 20, bCorHaw1.pri.cur, whole genome shotgun sequence genomic window:
- the WSB1 gene encoding WD repeat and SOCS box-containing protein 1 has translation MASFPPSVNEKLIARSRTVGELLAPTSPFDKKCGRENWTVAFAPDGSYLAWSQGHRIVKLVPWAQCLNNFLLHGTKNGANAVSTRLPRQSSESGQKNKPCEHIIDCGDIVWSLAFGSSVPEKQSRCVNIEWHRFKFGQDQLLLATGLNNGRIKIWDVYTGKLLLNLMDHTEVVRDLTFAPDGSLILVSASRDKTLRVWDLKDDGNMMKVLRGHPNWVYGCAFSPDSSILCSVGASKAVFLWDMDKYSMLRKLEGHHNDVVACEFSPDGALLATASYDTRVYVWDPHIGVILREFGHLFPAPTPIFAGGANDRWVRSVCFSHDGLHVASLADDKMVRFWRIDEEYPVQVAPLNNGLCCTFSTDGSVLAAGTQDGSVYFWATPSQVSSLQHLCRMAIRRVMPTSQVKNLPIPCKVVEFLCYQI, from the exons ATGGCCAGCTTTCCCCCGAGTGTCAACGAGAAGCTCATCG CTCGGTCGCGCACGGTAGGAGAGCTCCTGGCCCCCACGTCTCCCTTCGACAAGAAGTGCGGCCGGGAGAACTGGACGGTCGCGTTCGCTCCCGATGGCTCGTACCTGGCGTGGTCACAGGGACATCGCATAGTGAAGCTGGTCCCCTGGGCACAGTGCCTCAACAACTT CCTGTTGCACGGCACAAAGAATGGTGCGAACGCTGTCAGCACGAGGCTGCCGAGGCAGAGCAGCGAGAGCGGCCAGAAGAACAAGCCCTGCGAGCACATCATCGACTGCGGGGACATCGTGTGGAGCCTGGCCTTCGGCTCCTCGGTGCCCGAGAAGCAGAGCCGCTGCGTCAACATCGAGTGGCACCGTTTCAAGTTCGGGCAGGACCAGCTGCTCCTCGCCACCGGCCTCAACAACGGCCGCATCAAGATCTGGGATGTCTACACAG GAAAACTCCTCCTTAACCTGATGGACCACACAGAAGTTGTCAGAGATTTAACCTTTGCCCCCGATGGCAGCCTGATTCTTGTGTCTGCGTCCAGAGACAAAACCCTGCGAGTGTGGGACCTGAAAGATGATG GAAACATGATGAAGGTGTTGAGAGGCCATCCGAACTGGGTGTATGGCTGTGCCTTCTCTCCAGACTCCTCCATCCTCTGTTCTGTTGGAGCTAGTAAAGCA GTTTTCCTCTGGGATATGGATAAATACTCCATGTTACGGAAACTTGAAGGACATCACAATGATGTTGTAGCTTGTGAGTTTTCTCCTGATGGAGCATTACTGGCTACTGCATCTTATGATACTCGAGTCTATGTCTGGGATCCACATATTGGAGTGATTCTTAGGGAATTTGG GCACCTGTTCCCCGCGCCCACGCCGATCTTCGCGGGCGGTGCCAACGACCGCTGGGTGCGCTCCGTGTGCTTCAGCCACGACGGGCTGCACGTGGCCAGCCTGGCCGACGACAA AATGGTCAGGTTCTGGAGAATTGATGAAGAATACCCTGTACAAGTTGCACCTCTGAACAATGGGCTCTGCTGCACTTTCTCTACCGATGGCAGTGTTCTGGCTGCAGG GACCCAGGACGGCAGCGTGTACTTCTGGGCAACCCCCAGCCAGGTGTCCAGCCTGCAGCACCTGTGTCGCATGGCCATCCGCAGGGTGATGCCCACCAGCCAAGTCAAGAACTTGCCTATCCCGTGCAAAGTGGTGGAGTTCCTTTGTTACCAGATTTGA